A part of Mycolicibacterium sp. TUM20985 genomic DNA contains:
- a CDS encoding mechanosensitive ion channel family protein, with protein MTGITGQAWFWPALAIVIGLPILLLVLTELYNLLARRQSSYAKPVLLLRNYVLPACALFILLDQVEDANLEGSWARIAATVFGFLVMLFLLSGANAVLFGEAREGSWRKRLPTIFIDLGRLVLIVVGIGVLLSWVWGADIGGLVTAVGVTSIVIGLAVQTAVGPVIAGLLMLFEQPFAIGDWLDTDDAKGRVVEVNWRSVHIDTGNGIQIIPNATLATGSFTNLSRVTGAAFRATATVGFSADDPPGIVTRTLLAVADSLPAKVPTLPASVTSLGEAKYKVSVPVSSPADEGPARNLLLHRAWYAAQRASLHLDGAECEPHTHTDYVADALRSVAATLGLGDDAVSTMSTRARRLAYAEGETIQQADSVPDAIGFITEGTVALVVYADDGMELTIGHLGTGDYIGTTTLTRQQVVSGVVATSDAVIVSVSRDAITDVVRANPRLARSLGAAIEMRRAAASAALAEANRGIR; from the coding sequence ATGACCGGCATCACCGGGCAAGCCTGGTTCTGGCCCGCGCTGGCCATCGTCATCGGGTTGCCAATTCTGCTTCTGGTCCTGACCGAGTTGTACAACCTCCTGGCACGCCGGCAGAGCAGCTATGCGAAACCAGTTCTCCTGCTGCGTAACTACGTGCTACCGGCGTGTGCCCTGTTCATCCTGCTCGACCAGGTCGAGGACGCGAACCTGGAGGGGAGCTGGGCCCGGATCGCCGCGACGGTGTTCGGCTTCCTGGTCATGCTGTTCCTCCTGTCCGGTGCCAATGCCGTCCTCTTCGGCGAAGCGCGCGAGGGCAGTTGGCGCAAGCGCCTGCCGACGATCTTCATCGACCTCGGCCGGCTGGTGCTCATCGTCGTCGGCATCGGGGTGCTGCTGTCCTGGGTGTGGGGCGCCGACATCGGCGGTCTCGTCACGGCGGTCGGGGTGACCTCCATCGTGATCGGGCTCGCGGTACAGACGGCCGTCGGCCCGGTCATCGCCGGATTGCTGATGCTCTTCGAGCAGCCGTTCGCCATCGGCGACTGGTTGGACACCGATGACGCCAAGGGCCGTGTGGTGGAGGTCAATTGGCGGTCGGTCCACATCGATACCGGCAACGGCATCCAGATCATTCCAAATGCCACCTTGGCGACCGGATCGTTCACCAACCTGAGCCGGGTCACCGGCGCGGCCTTCCGGGCGACCGCGACGGTCGGGTTCAGTGCCGACGACCCGCCGGGCATCGTGACTCGAACCCTACTCGCCGTAGCCGACTCACTTCCGGCGAAGGTGCCCACCCTTCCCGCTTCTGTGACTTCGCTGGGCGAGGCCAAGTACAAGGTGTCCGTTCCGGTTTCATCACCCGCCGACGAGGGACCGGCGCGCAACCTGCTGCTCCATCGCGCCTGGTATGCGGCCCAACGCGCCAGCCTCCACCTCGACGGGGCCGAGTGTGAGCCGCATACCCACACCGACTACGTGGCCGACGCACTGCGGTCCGTCGCCGCGACGCTGGGGCTGGGTGACGACGCCGTCTCCACGATGTCCACCCGCGCGCGGCGGCTCGCGTACGCCGAGGGCGAGACCATTCAGCAGGCCGATTCCGTGCCCGACGCCATCGGCTTCATCACCGAAGGCACTGTGGCGCTGGTCGTCTACGCCGACGACGGGATGGAGTTGACCATCGGACATCTCGGGACGGGTGACTACATCGGGACCACCACCCTTACCCGTCAGCAGGTCGTCAGCGGTGTGGTGGCGACCTCGGACGCGGTCATCGTCTCCGTGTCGCGCGACGCCATCACCGACGTGGTGCGGGCGAATCCGCGACTGGCCAGGAGCCTCGGCGCGGCGATCGAGATGCGGCGCGCTGCGGCGTCGGCCGCCCTCGCCGAAGCCAATCGGGGAATCCGCTAG
- a CDS encoding trans-aconitate 2-methyltransferase: MWNPDVYLAFADHRGRPFYELLSRVGAESPRRVVDLGCGPGNLTVTLSDRWPDAVIEAVDSSPEMVEAARGRGLAASLGELEAWTPAPDTDVVVSNAALHWVPSHRELLVRWTRELPRGAWLAAQVPGNFDAPSHAAVRELASSARWVRQLGDIPFRVGRVVDSAVDYAALLADAGCAVDTWETTYVHELTGEHPVLNWITGTALTSVKGALSDEDWERFRNELIPLLDESYPVRPDGRTFFPFRRIFVVAQTG, translated from the coding sequence ATGTGGAATCCCGACGTGTACCTGGCCTTCGCCGACCACCGCGGGCGGCCGTTCTACGAGCTGCTCTCGAGGGTGGGTGCGGAGTCGCCACGCCGCGTGGTCGACCTCGGCTGCGGGCCCGGGAACCTGACGGTGACGCTGTCGGACCGCTGGCCGGATGCGGTCATCGAAGCCGTCGACAGCTCGCCGGAGATGGTCGAGGCGGCGCGGGGGCGTGGGCTGGCTGCCAGCCTCGGCGAGCTCGAGGCGTGGACGCCCGCGCCGGATACTGACGTCGTCGTGAGCAACGCTGCGCTGCACTGGGTTCCGAGCCATCGCGAGCTGCTCGTCCGCTGGACCCGGGAGCTTCCCCGCGGCGCGTGGCTCGCGGCACAGGTGCCCGGCAACTTCGACGCCCCCTCACATGCCGCGGTCCGCGAGTTGGCGTCCAGTGCCAGGTGGGTGAGGCAGTTGGGCGACATCCCGTTCCGCGTGGGCAGGGTCGTCGACTCGGCCGTCGACTATGCCGCGCTGCTCGCCGACGCGGGCTGTGCCGTCGACACCTGGGAGACCACCTACGTGCACGAGCTGACCGGCGAGCATCCGGTGCTGAACTGGATCACGGGAACCGCGCTGACGTCCGTGAAGGGCGCTCTGAGCGACGAGGATTGGGAGCGCTTCCGCAACGAGTTGATCCCGCTGCTCGACGAGAGCTATCCGGTGCGTCCCGACGGGCGCACCTTCTTCCCATTCCGGCGCATCTTCGTCGTCGCGCAGACTGGCTAA
- a CDS encoding amidohydrolase family protein, with product MQEATAIRSIWEALGLPGIIDVHTHFMPKRVMDKVWQYFDDVGPLVGRPWPITYRTEEAERLATLRGFGVRAFTSLVYPHKPQMAAWLNQWASQFASTTPDCLATATFYPESSAQDYVTAAIDGGTRVFKAHVQVGGYDPGDPLLDGVWGVIEEAQIPVVIHCGSGPVPGAHTGPDPIRAVLARHPRLLLVIAHMGMPEYGAFLDLCDDYAQVRLDTTMAFTPFAEDMAPFPDADRARLVALGDRILFGSDFPNIPYGYLEAMQVLTALDGIDDDWLRGVFHDNAARLFGLPAHS from the coding sequence ATGCAGGAAGCAACGGCCATACGGTCCATCTGGGAAGCGCTCGGGCTGCCGGGCATCATCGACGTGCATACCCACTTCATGCCCAAGCGCGTGATGGACAAGGTGTGGCAGTACTTCGACGACGTCGGGCCGCTCGTCGGCAGACCCTGGCCGATTACCTACCGCACCGAGGAGGCCGAACGCCTCGCGACGCTGCGCGGTTTCGGCGTGCGCGCGTTCACCTCGCTGGTCTACCCGCACAAGCCGCAGATGGCCGCATGGCTGAACCAGTGGGCCAGCCAGTTCGCCTCGACCACGCCGGACTGCCTGGCCACCGCGACGTTCTACCCCGAATCGAGTGCGCAGGACTACGTCACCGCCGCGATCGACGGCGGCACCCGGGTGTTCAAGGCCCACGTTCAGGTCGGCGGCTATGACCCGGGTGACCCGCTGCTCGACGGGGTGTGGGGCGTAATCGAGGAGGCGCAGATCCCCGTCGTCATCCACTGCGGTTCCGGCCCGGTCCCCGGCGCGCACACCGGACCCGACCCGATCCGGGCGGTGCTGGCCCGGCACCCGCGACTCCTGCTCGTCATCGCCCACATGGGGATGCCCGAGTACGGCGCGTTCCTCGACCTCTGCGACGACTACGCGCAGGTTCGGCTGGACACCACGATGGCCTTCACCCCGTTCGCCGAGGACATGGCGCCCTTCCCCGACGCGGATCGCGCGCGCCTCGTCGCTCTCGGTGACCGGATCCTCTTCGGCAGCGACTTCCCCAACATCCCGTACGGCTACCTTGAAGCCATGCAGGTGCTGACGGCGCTCGACGGGATCGACGACGACTGGCTGCGCGGGGTGTTCCACGACAACGCCGCCCGACTCTTCGGACTGCCCGCCCACAGCTGA
- a CDS encoding alpha/beta hydrolase family protein has translation MSRSQPPVVTTPVDPPIPVPNVAGADASIGGLPRRVDLTWEQKLIVDSSALADLGLRTAIASLVGAAMLPKVVGAALRPNDSRAERAAAEFYADLAAAKDPERSFPAPTQLPRVSSRPANPIAEWTAHGRVRNIRFRSSFEAVNPAMRDRRRGYARNNVVHAQHWQHDDGPRPTLCLIHGFMGSAYLFNGLFFSLPWFYRSGYDVLLYTLPFHGRRAERASPYSGYGYFADGMSGFAEAMAQAVHDFRSVLDYLEHTGVDRIALTGMSLGGYTSALIAGVDDRVQAVIPNVPVVTPEAAFDDWFPANLLVKLGNRVTGTDREASAAASAYHSPLNYAPLVARDRRLIITGLGDRLAPPEQAELLWRHWDRCAFHWFPGNHVLHVSQPDYLRRMTRFLRPFMFS, from the coding sequence GTGTCTCGTTCCCAGCCACCCGTCGTCACCACTCCGGTGGATCCCCCCATTCCGGTCCCCAACGTCGCAGGCGCCGATGCGTCCATCGGCGGCCTGCCGCGGCGGGTCGACCTGACGTGGGAGCAGAAGCTCATCGTCGACTCGTCGGCACTGGCCGACCTGGGCCTGCGGACCGCCATCGCGTCACTCGTCGGGGCGGCCATGCTACCGAAGGTCGTTGGTGCGGCGTTGCGGCCCAACGACTCTCGCGCCGAGCGCGCAGCCGCTGAGTTCTACGCCGATCTCGCCGCCGCCAAGGACCCGGAACGGTCGTTCCCCGCGCCGACCCAGCTCCCGCGGGTGTCCTCGCGGCCGGCCAACCCGATCGCCGAGTGGACCGCACACGGGCGAGTGCGGAACATCCGGTTCAGGAGCAGCTTCGAGGCCGTCAACCCCGCGATGCGCGACCGGCGGCGCGGGTACGCCCGCAACAACGTGGTGCACGCCCAGCACTGGCAGCACGACGACGGTCCACGACCCACGCTGTGCCTCATCCACGGCTTCATGGGGTCGGCGTATCTGTTCAACGGGTTGTTCTTCTCGCTGCCCTGGTTCTACCGGTCGGGGTACGACGTGCTGCTCTACACCCTGCCGTTCCACGGGCGTCGGGCCGAAAGAGCTTCGCCCTACAGCGGTTACGGCTACTTCGCCGACGGGATGTCGGGGTTCGCCGAGGCCATGGCGCAGGCGGTTCACGACTTTCGATCCGTGCTGGATTACCTCGAGCACACCGGCGTCGACCGGATCGCGCTGACGGGCATGTCGCTCGGCGGGTACACCTCGGCGCTGATCGCCGGTGTCGACGACCGCGTCCAGGCCGTCATCCCCAACGTTCCCGTCGTCACGCCGGAAGCCGCCTTCGACGACTGGTTTCCGGCCAATCTGCTGGTGAAGTTGGGCAACCGGGTGACGGGCACCGACCGCGAGGCGTCCGCCGCCGCGTCGGCCTATCACTCACCGCTGAACTATGCACCGCTGGTGGCTCGGGACCGGCGGCTCATCATCACCGGTCTCGGTGACCGCCTGGCACCGCCGGAACAGGCCGAATTGCTATGGCGCCATTGGGATCGGTGCGCGTTCCACTGGTTTCCCGGCAACCACGTGTTGCACGTCAGCCAACCGGACTACCTCCGCCGGATGACCCGCTTCCTGCGGCCCTTCATGTTCTCCTAG
- a CDS encoding class I SAM-dependent methyltransferase, protein MRTERDTWDITTSVGSTALFVAAARALEAQKPEPLAADPYAEIFCRAVGGEWADMLDGKASGSRGRQLLETEFGGHFVSFQGARTKYFDTYFAAAAAAGVRQVVILAAGLDSRAYRLPWPDATVIFELDQPTVLDFKRDVLAEFGDAPRADRREVAVDLRDDWPKALADSGFDAAVPTAWIAEGLLIYLPAEAQEQLFAGIDALSSPGSWAAVEEGRPMPRQVFEAKKQEERDAGEAGTFFTLVYNEQIAPADEWFGARGWTATPTPLAGYLADVGRPVPPDDPDAGPMAAANSLVRAVKG, encoded by the coding sequence GTGCGCACCGAACGGGATACCTGGGACATCACCACCAGCGTCGGGTCGACGGCCCTGTTCGTCGCCGCCGCAAGGGCATTGGAGGCGCAGAAGCCCGAACCGCTGGCTGCGGACCCGTACGCCGAGATCTTCTGCCGGGCCGTCGGCGGGGAGTGGGCCGACATGCTCGACGGCAAGGCCTCGGGCAGTCGCGGACGACAGCTGCTCGAGACCGAGTTCGGTGGCCACTTCGTGTCCTTCCAGGGCGCCCGCACCAAGTACTTCGACACGTACTTCGCCGCCGCCGCCGCGGCCGGGGTGCGTCAGGTCGTCATCCTCGCGGCGGGTCTCGATTCGCGGGCCTACCGACTGCCGTGGCCGGACGCGACGGTCATCTTCGAGCTCGACCAACCTACGGTGTTGGACTTCAAGCGGGACGTGCTGGCCGAGTTCGGGGACGCCCCGCGTGCCGATCGGCGCGAGGTCGCCGTGGACCTGCGTGACGACTGGCCGAAGGCGCTCGCCGACAGCGGCTTCGACGCCGCCGTTCCGACGGCGTGGATCGCCGAAGGCCTGCTGATCTATCTGCCCGCCGAGGCTCAGGAACAGTTGTTCGCCGGCATCGACGCCCTGTCGAGTCCGGGCAGTTGGGCGGCCGTCGAGGAGGGCAGACCCATGCCGCGGCAGGTCTTCGAGGCCAAGAAGCAGGAGGAACGTGACGCCGGTGAGGCGGGCACCTTCTTCACCCTCGTCTACAACGAGCAGATCGCCCCTGCCGACGAGTGGTTCGGTGCCCGCGGGTGGACTGCCACCCCGACGCCGTTGGCCGGCTACCTCGCCGACGTCGGCCGGCCGGTGCCGCCCGACGACCCGGACGCGGGCCCCATGGCGGCGGCCAACAGTCTGGTGCGCGCGGTCAAGGGCTGA
- a CDS encoding oxygenase MpaB family protein, translated as MSVGENHVERAISAPALPSARRSSPTRGGPTIDEGLLGVGLLLGPANVIMQLARPGVGYGVLESRVESGRIDRHPIKRARTTFTYLAVAGSGSDAQKAAFRRAVNGAHAQVYSTDESPVQYNAFDRDLQMWVAACLYKGAVDSYRTFVGEMDDDTADRHYAEGMSLGTTLQVPPEMWPADRAAFDAYWHEQLAKVHIDDTVRDYLYPIAASRIRGVTLPGPLQRWNEELALLITTGFLPQRFRDEMRLPWDAHRQRRFDRLMALLRTTTRLSPRFVRQFPFNVLLKDLDWRIRTGRPLV; from the coding sequence ATGTCGGTCGGTGAGAATCACGTCGAACGCGCGATCAGTGCGCCTGCCCTCCCGTCGGCGCGCCGGAGCTCGCCCACACGCGGCGGGCCGACCATCGACGAAGGTCTGCTCGGCGTGGGTCTGCTGCTCGGGCCCGCGAACGTGATCATGCAATTGGCCAGGCCCGGCGTCGGCTACGGGGTTCTGGAGAGCCGAGTCGAGAGCGGCCGCATCGACCGCCATCCGATCAAGCGGGCGCGCACGACGTTCACGTACCTGGCGGTGGCGGGCAGCGGAAGCGACGCGCAGAAGGCCGCCTTCCGACGCGCGGTGAACGGGGCCCACGCGCAGGTGTACTCCACCGACGAGAGCCCGGTGCAGTACAACGCGTTCGACCGAGACCTGCAGATGTGGGTCGCCGCCTGTCTGTACAAGGGCGCCGTCGACTCCTACCGGACCTTCGTCGGCGAGATGGACGACGACACCGCCGACCGGCACTACGCCGAGGGCATGTCGCTGGGCACCACGCTGCAGGTGCCGCCGGAGATGTGGCCAGCCGACCGCGCCGCCTTCGACGCGTATTGGCACGAGCAGCTCGCCAAGGTCCACATCGACGACACCGTGCGCGACTACCTGTACCCGATCGCCGCGAGCCGGATACGTGGCGTCACCCTGCCGGGTCCGCTGCAGCGCTGGAACGAGGAGCTCGCGCTGCTGATCACCACCGGCTTTCTGCCGCAACGCTTCCGGGATGAGATGCGGCTGCCCTGGGATGCCCACCGGCAGCGCCGGTTCGATCGGCTGATGGCACTGCTGCGGACGACGACCCGCCTGTCACCCCGGTTCGTCCGGCAGTTCCCGTTCAACGTGCTGCTCAAGGATCTCGACTGGCGGATCAGGACCGGCCGCCCGCTGGTGTAG
- a CDS encoding TetR/AcrR family transcriptional regulator: MQARDRVAERRRRLLDAGLEVLGGPVQPTELTVRAVCTEAGISARYFYESFTDKDALVAAVFDRVIADLAATTQAAVAAAPPEEETRSGIANLVRAIADDTRVGRLLFSAQLSHPVLARKRAELGGIFALLSGEHVTTVSRLPHDESIKTVAHFVVGGVGQTLSAWVSGDIRLPQAQLVDRLTRIVDALAVRDLDRT; this comes from the coding sequence ATGCAGGCGCGCGACCGGGTGGCCGAGCGCAGACGACGACTGCTCGACGCGGGGCTCGAGGTGCTCGGTGGCCCCGTCCAACCGACCGAGCTGACCGTTCGTGCCGTCTGCACCGAGGCCGGGATCTCCGCGCGGTACTTCTACGAGAGTTTCACCGACAAGGATGCGCTGGTCGCAGCCGTCTTCGACCGGGTCATCGCCGACCTCGCCGCGACCACCCAGGCGGCCGTCGCCGCCGCGCCCCCCGAGGAAGAGACCCGATCGGGTATCGCCAACCTGGTCCGCGCGATCGCCGACGACACCCGGGTCGGACGCCTGCTGTTCAGCGCGCAGCTCTCCCACCCGGTCCTGGCCCGCAAGCGGGCCGAGCTGGGCGGCATCTTCGCCCTACTGTCGGGCGAGCACGTCACGACCGTCTCCCGGCTACCGCATGACGAGTCGATCAAGACGGTCGCACACTTCGTGGTGGGCGGGGTCGGCCAGACTCTGAGCGCCTGGGTCTCGGGCGACATCCGGTTGCCCCAGGCCCAGCTGGTCGATCGACTGACGCGGATCGTGGACGCGCTGGCGGTGCGTGATCTCGATCGAACCTAG
- a CDS encoding VOC family protein, translating into MIKPHNVNAEFALGGINHVALVCADMQKTVDFYSGVLGMPLVKSLDLPGGLGQHFFFDAGNGDCVAFFWFADAPDGIPGISAPAAIPGIGEIVSAVGSLNHLAFHVPAERFDEYRKRLKAKGVRVGPVLNHDESPAQVSAAVHPGVYVRSFYFQDPDGVTLEFACWTKEFTDDDAVTVPRTDADRRRPTVPS; encoded by the coding sequence ATGATCAAACCGCACAACGTGAACGCGGAGTTCGCGCTCGGTGGCATCAACCACGTCGCCCTGGTGTGCGCCGACATGCAGAAGACGGTCGACTTCTACAGCGGCGTCCTCGGGATGCCTCTGGTCAAGTCGCTCGACCTGCCGGGTGGTCTGGGGCAGCATTTCTTCTTCGACGCAGGTAATGGGGACTGCGTCGCCTTCTTCTGGTTCGCAGACGCGCCCGACGGCATCCCCGGCATCTCGGCCCCCGCCGCCATTCCCGGCATCGGTGAGATCGTCAGTGCCGTTGGGTCGCTGAACCACCTGGCCTTCCACGTTCCGGCGGAACGGTTCGACGAGTACCGGAAGCGGTTGAAGGCCAAGGGCGTTCGCGTCGGGCCGGTGTTGAATCACGACGAGAGCCCCGCCCAAGTGTCCGCTGCGGTCCACCCCGGCGTGTACGTCCGCTCGTTCTACTTCCAGGACCCCGACGGCGTCACTCTCGAATTCGCCTGCTGGACCAAGGAATTCACCGATGACGACGCGGTCACGGTGCCCAGGACCGACGCCGACCGCCGACGACCGACGGTCCCGTCCTAG
- a CDS encoding alpha/beta hydrolase, which translates to MGVTTVMTPGVLREFIGSDSPTARRAGSGGHPCQGIYYRGVGRKPKVAVIATHYQIDFSEHYLADYLATRGIGFLGWNTRYRGYESSFLLDHALVDIGVGVRWLREVQNIETVVLLGNSGGGSLMAAYQAQAVDPHVTPLEGMRPATGLGELPPADGYVASAAHPGRPEVLTAWMDGSVVDENDPLATDADLDLFDERNGPPYAAEFIERYRAAQVARNHAITDWVQEEFKRIRAEGFSDRPFTVLRTWADPRMVDPTLEPSKRPPNACYVGLPVKANRSAHGIAAACTLRGWLGMWSLRTAQTGAEPHLARIDCPALVINADQDTGVYPSDARRIHDALASSDKTLLAIDTDHYFTTPGARSEQADTIAKWIAKRWR; encoded by the coding sequence ATGGGGGTGACCACCGTCATGACGCCGGGAGTGCTGCGCGAGTTCATCGGCTCCGACTCCCCCACCGCCCGCCGGGCCGGCTCGGGTGGGCACCCCTGCCAGGGGATCTACTACCGGGGCGTGGGCCGCAAACCGAAGGTGGCGGTAATCGCCACCCACTATCAGATCGACTTCTCCGAGCACTACCTCGCCGACTACCTCGCGACCCGCGGCATCGGCTTCCTCGGCTGGAACACCCGGTACCGCGGTTACGAGAGCAGTTTCCTGCTGGACCACGCCCTGGTCGACATCGGCGTGGGCGTGCGGTGGTTGCGCGAGGTGCAGAACATCGAAACCGTTGTACTGCTGGGCAATTCGGGCGGCGGGTCGCTGATGGCGGCCTACCAGGCGCAGGCCGTCGATCCGCACGTGACGCCGCTGGAGGGGATGCGACCCGCGACCGGCCTCGGGGAACTCCCCCCGGCCGACGGCTACGTTGCCAGCGCGGCCCACCCCGGAAGGCCCGAGGTGCTCACGGCATGGATGGACGGTTCCGTGGTCGACGAGAACGATCCACTCGCCACCGACGCCGACCTCGACCTCTTCGACGAACGCAACGGTCCCCCGTACGCGGCCGAGTTCATCGAGAGATACCGCGCTGCGCAGGTCGCCCGCAATCACGCGATCACCGACTGGGTCCAGGAAGAGTTCAAACGCATTCGAGCCGAGGGGTTTTCGGACCGCCCCTTCACGGTCCTGCGCACCTGGGCCGACCCCAGGATGGTCGATCCGACGCTCGAGCCCTCCAAGCGACCGCCCAACGCCTGCTATGTCGGGTTGCCGGTGAAGGCCAACCGGTCGGCGCACGGGATCGCCGCGGCATGCACGCTCCGCGGCTGGCTGGGCATGTGGAGTTTGCGCACCGCTCAGACCGGAGCCGAACCACACCTGGCGCGCATCGACTGCCCCGCTCTGGTCATCAACGCCGATCAGGACACCGGCGTGTACCCGTCGGACGCCCGCCGCATCCACGATGCGTTGGCGAGCAGTGACAAGACGCTCCTCGCGATCGACACCGACCACTACTTCACCACGCCCGGCGCCCGTAGCGAGCAGGCCGATACGATCGCGAAATGGATCGCGAAGCGGTGGCGGTAA
- a CDS encoding 2-hydroxyacid dehydrogenase: MDREAVAVRVLAHFTPGAKVHEYLAPQRDWLDVRYCAEDDDDTFYRELPEADVIWHVLRPLSGGDLERATRCRLVHKLGAGVNTIDVGAASRLGIGVANMPGANAPSVAEGTVLLMLAALRRLPALDLATRRGAGWPSDPTLGETVRDVGSCTVGLVGYGNVAKQVETIVTAMGASTLHTSTRDDGTPGWRPLDALLADSDIVSLHLPLTEQTAGLLNAEKLAAMKRDAVLVNTSRGAIVDEPALVNALRAGPLAAAGLDVFEVEPVPADNPLLSLDNVVLTPHVTWYTADTMRRYLAAGVDNCRRLHDGDHLVNLVNEEGVARG, encoded by the coding sequence ATGGATCGCGAAGCGGTGGCGGTAAGAGTCCTCGCCCATTTCACGCCGGGCGCCAAAGTGCACGAATACCTGGCACCTCAACGCGATTGGCTCGACGTCCGGTATTGCGCGGAGGACGACGACGACACCTTCTACCGCGAGCTGCCCGAAGCCGACGTCATCTGGCACGTCCTGCGGCCGCTGTCCGGTGGCGACCTCGAACGTGCGACACGGTGTCGGCTGGTCCACAAGCTGGGTGCCGGCGTCAACACCATCGACGTCGGGGCCGCGAGCCGGCTGGGCATCGGCGTGGCCAACATGCCCGGCGCGAACGCCCCCTCGGTGGCCGAGGGCACGGTGCTGCTGATGCTCGCGGCACTGCGCCGACTGCCCGCCCTCGACCTTGCCACCCGCCGCGGCGCGGGCTGGCCGTCGGACCCCACCCTGGGTGAGACGGTGCGCGACGTCGGCAGCTGTACGGTCGGGCTGGTCGGGTACGGCAACGTCGCCAAACAGGTCGAGACGATCGTTACCGCAATGGGCGCCAGCACCCTGCACACCAGCACCCGTGACGACGGCACGCCGGGCTGGCGACCGCTGGACGCACTGCTCGCCGACAGCGACATCGTGTCGTTGCACCTCCCACTCACCGAGCAGACGGCCGGCCTGCTCAACGCCGAGAAGCTGGCCGCCATGAAGCGAGACGCGGTGCTGGTCAACACCTCTCGCGGCGCGATCGTCGACGAACCCGCGTTGGTGAACGCGCTGCGCGCCGGGCCGCTGGCCGCCGCGGGCCTGGACGTCTTCGAGGTGGAGCCCGTCCCCGCGGACAATCCGCTGCTGAGCCTCGACAACGTGGTCCTGACACCGCACGTCACCTGGTACACCGCCGACACCATGCGCCGCTATCTCGCCGCGGGCGTCGACAACTGCCGCCGCCTGCACGACGGCGATCACCTGGTGAACCTGGTGAACGAGGAGGGTGTCGCGCGCGGCTGA